gggttagggcCATCATatctagttggattttggatcgtgacaagttggtatcagagctctaggttcatatgttctACAAGTCATTAGCAAgtatttagtagagtcttacggatcgatatgatgatgtccatatccatcttcgagatgctacagtGCATTTAGCATAAACTTCCCCTCTTTCTTTCCCTATcatgcgatattgattcagcttgaaatgtatctctttgaattcttttCACTCACTCGTatgtgcatgtgagcgctcggtatcaactgTACATCGACGGCTTATGATTTTATAGATGAGGTACGGGATGTGTTTCCGGTGTtgtggtgatgggctagtctagATGACTTGAGGCTAGGTTTTGACCGCAACTTAGGCTTagtagtttcagttgtgtgagttcatgattttggacttatatgtctggtagtgtccctataaGTGGGATTTGTGtctcgatgagtggttggatggctatatgatgagtatgacgTGACTGCGTGATATGTTCAggtggtttgaatgtgacgggaagagttatcttgggatgtgaaaaggactattgggtgctttgatttctgtcttgatgtgatgtatagtctcgagttatgagtgtattgaaggatatttcatgttgtttaattagGGAATGAATTAGGTTCTCAAggcttgttgatgagttcagactcaggaagatcaagtgatggcgtagtagttgtggctgtgaaagggtatagtaatctacggatgtgtgatccttatgatgttgtgtagAGGCTTTATTTTCTACCAGTGGGTCATATTTGTGCGATatgagtttggatcggttgtaatagttgacttggccgtcacgaggatgaatacgagattttgctgatgatttgaggtactagatggtttgtgttacatgagattattaaggatttagttgaatttcactGTGGTATTATGATAGTAATGGGGTATGGTTATTGTATgttatcagatgttttattccatggctttgagccaagtgggggagtctattaTTGACGAGTCGATTGCACGTTTATGTGTTATATTGGTTTCGTTCTGAGGCATGCTTGtgaatcggttatgacttgcagagactgcttttgaggatgacttaagcaaggaaatttctagatacatggtgtattacactttatgggtagatgggaatcatggaatgattgagttgttattcgtgaaggatgtagtgtgcatgtAGTATAAATTTGCTCGGTTGCATTAAGGCGGggttacttccttgggtgttgtcgtgctaatggggcatgGGTCGTTCAAcctgtttgggcggtgcaattgagatttgagcagagtggatgactctcgagaaggttctaatggattcaagatttatatgtggcagTTGAGAATTTTTCGGacttgtatatggctagaatatgagatttgcattggatggtgttgggacttgcggtatttaTATATCATCATGGATTATACATtttagtatcaggaaggtgaaggaaactactttagattcacataaggtctctttagagtgagtgtctcggttgtggtacttatgGGTTGCTTAAGAAGGAACACAGCAACTTacgggccttagggcggtgtggttttattctAGTATCTCTGGTGGTGATCTTTGGGGGAGGACCGCGGTGTTCTGGCAAAGAGAAGTgccaacttgagggtaatttggAAGGACCTCGGAGAAATAAgataacttggtagtaggttggatcggcacggtaatggatatgatcggttctttgtgttcttatgatgtggtgagtctatataggtgttttgtggcaatacccttgggtttggcgacctgtgtggcttggtttAGTtggagagattcagttctgatggtttggttttgtgcaaatagGTTTCAGAGAGTTCTCCATCGTTTCTACCatagtttgagatggatatttcctattCGCGAGAGGAGCATATTGCGTATTGTAATTTCTCCTGGATgtgatcaaatggaaggtttcagAATGATTTGGTATATATTCTgatggtgactcagagttgattatgagattcttgtgcttttcataTGATGTCCTAATAGAGGCGGTGCATGGTGTGAGATcaagatttgcatgtgcaagtataCAATTCAGTTTCAAAAGGAAGGTGATGTGCCGTAGAATTTTGGCACTTTTGATACTAATTACATGGACTGTAACTCATCTTTTAAATCAATTTTAGTTATTTCTTATCAAGTTTTGGTGTTTTGTAGTGTACCAGACTTGAAGAACCAAGaacacagaaaagaaaacaaaaacccATAGAAGGACAGAAATGCGGCAGGTTTGCGACTGCAGAAGTGTTGTGCGAGTTGCAAACCAACCGCAAAATGAAGCAGGTGGTTCAGCTCTTGAAGAGAGAAATATGCAGTCCATTATGCAGTCGCAAAACgcttctgtggaccgcataatgaccgcataaGTGCAAATGAGATTCTGCGAGAGCCCTTTTTGCGACgcaatctgcggtcgcataatcaatatgcgaaccgcataatggATCTGTGACGGGGAACTGGGAAACTGGACATGCAATTATGCGGAGACCTTTTAATTCTGCGAACTGCATACACGATCTGcgacccattctgcggtcgcagatgTGTTCTGCAGgggcatttttatctaaatttgACCCCGACTTTTGGCCCATTATAAATAGATATACTAGGGTTTTTGTGGGACATCTTGTCTGAAAAAGAGGGTACATTGAAGGCATTGAATACACCATTGTTTTGGAAGCTTGTGAAGAGAGAATCTTGTACCTTTGTAagttttatgactttatttattgctttgttcttggattctagtatgagtagctagttttaaatactaaggttgtggaccctaaatgggtgtaatgttaatgggtgtttaccattgaatatatatatatatatatatattgaatatatatatatatataatggttggttgatatttattcatttcttatgcttcatttattgttagtggttgcaaacataAACTAGTTCCATTTCACTCTATCTTTAttggaaaagtgggttagggtttggtagaattgaatataaaaaactcaaggctttaaaccttgtttaatagaatcgcctAGGAATAAGTGAGTTCTATTTGGCATAAATTGGTTattcttaattgcaactctttcATATTAGAgaaaatcataaagagaaaatactacccaactattggaaaatattgggtagtcacttAGAAACCATTTGCACATCAAAGGGCCtcccattagaaatatatcatattaacaccgatagcattatattccattgatggggacacaaccttgggttccttaatcaaattaattatatTCTCACAATACAATAGTTTTCTTTATTACACATAATCACAACACTCTTTTTTTAAGCTAACGGAATACAATTATGATttaagtcaagtttcacactaTTCAAGTAATTGTTTCACACCTATTCCTTATGGTattcgaccccaacctagttgggttattatatttgacatcgaccgccttacactatttatttaggtgtaatttgagcgtatcaaattttggcgccgttgccggggaatacggttatgaaattactatttagtgtgtgctttactttacgtcttcttctattccatcacactttgcttgCTTTACTTGGTGTTACTAGGTAAGCATGGACGAGTTGGAAGAAGATAACCCTTTTGCGGATATAGATgagtatattgaggatacaaatgcCATTGTCCCTCCAATAGTTGATGTTGCCACCTTCAAGGTAGAACACGGTCTAATCCTAATTCTCAAAGTAGAGGGGTTTTTCAGAAATTCGACCGATGATGATCCGACACAACATCTCAGAAACCTCTTGGGTGTGTTTGCGATGCATAAGAAGAATCATGTCTCAGATGATGCCCTATGGATGAGGGTGTTCAAGTATTCACTAGCCGGAGAGGCAAGGAAATAGACCCAAAATCTACCACCTAATTCCATTCATACTTGGCCCGAACTCGTTCGAGCTTTCCTAGAGAAATGGTTCCCGCAAAGCAAGAAGTCAGAGCTCCGGGATAAcattttcttcttcaagaaacTACCGGGAGAAAATCTACATGAGGCATGGGATCGATTCAAGTTATATTTAGTGAGGTCGTCGAATCATGGTTTTCCGGACAACATCTTGTTGGAGAAGTTTTACATGGGCTTGGATCCTTTGAATCAATCCATAGCCAAAAATGCAGCTGATGGATCCTTTATGGATAAAACATTTTCAAGGGTCACACAAATTCTTGACAAGATTGCAAAACATAACCACGCTTGGCACTCGGAAGACACTACAGGTGGAATTGAATATGGTACTCCTTCCTTGACCAACATGATTAAGGAGAACCAAGAAAGTGATCAAGTAATTGCCGGGCTTGCTACCAACATCAATGTGTTGACCAAGATGTTTACTGAAAGCCAAACAAAAAAGGTGAATGTTGTAGAAGATGTGCAATCCTTGTCAAACGAGGATTACGAGGAAGAAAATTATGTCAACAATGCTCAAGGCGGTTATCAAAGACAACCTTACCAAGGGCCTGAGcaacaaaatcaatggaggtcTAACCCGCAAGGCCAAGGCAATCAATAGTGGCGAAATGAACAAGGTAGTTCATATCAAGTTAATtggagtaacaacaacaacaactattcaAATCGTAGTTCAAACCCCTATGTTCCACCAAAGGGGCAACACGCTAACTCTGCGCATTGGAAGGAAAGTTCTTCAAATGAGTCAAAATTGGATAACATGCTTGAAAGAGTGTTGCAAAATCAAGAAAGATCCGGCACTTCAATGAAGAACATGACTGAACTTGTGGGTTCTCATACCGCATCCATACAAAAGTTAGAAATGCAAATGAGAGATCTATCAAGAGAGCAAAATCCGAAACAAAATGGCACACTCCCAAGTGACACAATAACAAATCCAAAAGGTAATGGGAATTGTCCGACTTCTCATTGTATGGAAATAACAACTCGAAGTGGGAAAATACTTCAAGGAGAGAATGAACAAGTGGTCGAAGTGGAAGATTCGGAACAAGAGGTTGAGGCACAAGTTGAGGTTCCAATAGTTGTTGAAGCTGAAAGACTCCCAAAGGAGGTGAAAGTTCAAGAAGTGAACCGTGAAAAGGTTAAGGAAAAGGTAAATGAGGCACCAAAAGCTCTAGCACCAATTCCTAGACCTCCCCCTCCTTT
This DNA window, taken from Nicotiana tabacum cultivar K326 chromosome 15, ASM71507v2, whole genome shotgun sequence, encodes the following:
- the LOC107766228 gene encoding uncharacterized protein LOC107766228; translation: MGLDPLNQSIAKNAADGSFMDKTFSRVTQILDKIAKHNHAWHSEDTTGGIEYGTPSLTNMIKENQESDQVIAGLATNINVLTKMFTESQTKKVNVVEDVQSLSNEDYEEENYVNNAQGGYQRQPYQGPEQQNQWSSNPYVPPKGQHANSAHWKESSSNESKLDNMLERVLQNQERSGTSMKNMTELVGSHTASIQKLEMQMRDLSREQNPKQNGTLPSDTITNPKGNGNCPTSHCMEITTRSGKILQGENEQVVEVEDSEQEVEAQVEVPIVVEAERLPKEVKVQEVNREKVKEKVNEAPKALAPIPRPPPPFPQRLARRVDDSKLEKFYEILKKLSVNIPFVKTFQEMSGFAKYLKDLITKKKTIKNEVVNVTHRVSSIIATTTVQKKKTRELLPFHELSGCAIFHELFVITGIALT